The following proteins are encoded in a genomic region of Opitutus sp.:
- a CDS encoding response regulator transcription factor, which produces MKRLVIIEDQTAIREMSVEILRLDPNYKLVGESGEGQNALNLCMEVKPDLLVLDAKLPGLNGVDLLRRLSKQLKNVRVLVFSGHENPVLVREMLEAGAHGFVEKTAGLFEFKKGLETVANGGTYFGPAVASLLRNVVANPASSATADFLTDREREILQLVAESNSTKEIACKLDISVKTVDNHRTNLMRKLNLHDVASLTRYALDVGLIEPNKAKAS; this is translated from the coding sequence ATGAAACGACTCGTCATCATTGAAGATCAGACCGCCATCCGTGAGATGTCAGTGGAAATTCTTCGCCTCGACCCCAACTACAAACTGGTCGGCGAAAGCGGTGAAGGCCAAAACGCCCTTAACCTGTGCATGGAGGTAAAACCCGATCTTTTGGTGCTCGATGCCAAGCTGCCCGGCCTCAATGGCGTGGACCTGCTCCGGCGTTTGTCCAAACAGCTCAAAAACGTGCGCGTACTGGTTTTTTCTGGACACGAAAATCCGGTGCTGGTTCGCGAGATGCTCGAGGCGGGCGCCCACGGGTTTGTCGAAAAAACCGCCGGCCTCTTCGAGTTCAAAAAAGGCCTGGAAACCGTCGCCAATGGCGGCACCTATTTCGGCCCGGCGGTTGCCTCTCTGCTGCGCAACGTGGTGGCCAACCCCGCCTCCAGCGCCACCGCGGACTTCCTCACCGATCGCGAACGCGAAATCCTCCAACTGGTCGCCGAGAGCAACAGCACCAAGGAGATCGCCTGCAAACTCGATATCAGCGTGAAGACTGTGGACAACCACCGCACCAATCTCATGCGCAAGCTCAACCTCCACGATGTCGCCAGCCTCACCCGCTACGCCCTCGATGTCGGCCTCATTGAGCCCAATAAAGCCAAGGCTTCCTGA
- the tsaA gene encoding tRNA (N6-threonylcarbamoyladenosine(37)-N6)-methyltransferase TrmO has product MSDSLTLKPIGFIRTGKQVKFHARHQPTDGDAECNVLELLPGVNFEQALQDVAGFDRVWLLWWFHRNETWRPLVLPPRGPSQRRGVFSTRSPHRPNPLGMTPVRLLGVEGRRLLLGACDLVEGTPVFDVKPYVPAYDSFPAAKAGWIDEVDTLVNAPAPFTVTFAPLAEVQAQWLRAEHRVDFTPRLIELLSRDPSPHRTRRIRKRPSGGFEIGCGAWRAAFALEAESVTVTALETGYPLRFLTREGYEAVPDREAQLAFLSRWPETQAETTGESQTSEF; this is encoded by the coding sequence GTGTCAGACTCTCTTACGCTCAAGCCGATCGGCTTCATCCGCACCGGCAAACAGGTGAAATTCCACGCGCGCCACCAACCCACCGATGGTGACGCGGAGTGCAACGTCTTGGAATTACTGCCTGGGGTAAACTTCGAGCAAGCGCTGCAGGACGTTGCCGGCTTCGACCGGGTGTGGCTGTTGTGGTGGTTTCATCGCAACGAGACGTGGCGGCCCCTGGTGCTGCCCCCACGCGGCCCTTCACAGCGCCGGGGCGTTTTTTCCACCCGCTCACCGCACCGCCCCAACCCGCTCGGCATGACTCCCGTGCGTCTCCTCGGCGTCGAGGGGCGCAGGCTGCTGCTCGGCGCCTGCGACTTGGTCGAAGGCACGCCGGTCTTCGATGTAAAACCCTACGTGCCCGCCTACGATTCGTTCCCTGCGGCAAAGGCCGGCTGGATCGACGAAGTGGATACCCTGGTCAACGCCCCAGCTCCATTCACGGTTACCTTCGCCCCCCTCGCCGAAGTCCAGGCGCAGTGGTTGCGCGCGGAGCACAGAGTCGATTTCACTCCGCGGCTCATCGAACTGCTTTCGCGTGATCCCTCGCCGCACCGCACGCGACGAATCCGCAAACGGCCGTCGGGCGGCTTTGAAATCGGCTGCGGTGCTTGGCGGGCCGCATTTGCGCTAGAAGCCGAGAGCGTGACCGTAACCGCACTGGAAACGGGGTATCCGCTGCGATTTTTAACCCGTGAAGGTTACGAAGCGGTGCCCGACCGCGAAGCCCAGTTGGCGTTTCTCTCCCGCTGGCCGGAGACGCAGGCGGAAACTACGGGGGAAAGCCAAACTTCGGAATTTTAA
- a CDS encoding phosphoadenylyl-sulfate reductase → MNSVVPTAVPAADTPDLERATAEARVRWAVDTYGDGLVLTTSFGIQAAVMLHLVTRIVPQIPVIFIDTGYLFPETYRFAADLTKKLNLNLKSYVPAQTAAQQEALYGKQWELGLDGLKRYNHLNKVEPMDRAVRELGATAWLAGLRRTQASTRGQLPVVQHQNKVTKVHPIIDWDNRTIHQYLTEHGLNYHPLWEEGYVSVGDWHSTSKLEAGMTEEQTRFGGLKRECGLHESSGRGDFQI, encoded by the coding sequence ATGAATTCCGTTGTCCCCACTGCTGTGCCCGCCGCCGACACCCCTGATCTTGAACGTGCGACGGCGGAGGCTCGGGTGCGCTGGGCGGTGGACACCTATGGAGACGGTTTGGTGCTGACCACCAGTTTTGGCATCCAGGCGGCGGTGATGTTGCATTTGGTGACTCGGATCGTGCCGCAGATTCCGGTGATTTTTATCGATACCGGCTACCTGTTTCCCGAGACGTATCGGTTCGCCGCTGATTTGACCAAGAAGCTTAATCTCAACCTCAAGAGTTACGTGCCGGCACAGACTGCGGCGCAGCAGGAGGCGCTGTACGGCAAACAGTGGGAGCTCGGTCTCGACGGGCTGAAGCGCTACAACCACCTCAACAAGGTCGAGCCGATGGACCGCGCTGTGCGCGAACTGGGCGCTACCGCTTGGCTCGCCGGGTTGCGCCGCACGCAAGCCAGTACCCGTGGCCAATTGCCGGTGGTGCAGCATCAAAACAAGGTCACCAAAGTCCACCCGATCATCGATTGGGACAACCGTACGATCCACCAGTACCTGACTGAGCACGGGCTCAATTATCACCCGCTGTGGGAAGAGGGTTATGTGTCGGTCGGCGACTGGCACAGCACCTCGAAACTCGAGGCCGGTATGACCGAGGAGCAGACGCGCTTCGGCGGACTCAAGCGCGAGTGCGGGCTGCACGAGAGCTCGGGCCGGGGCGACTTCCAGATCTGA
- a CDS encoding valine--tRNA ligase has protein sequence MPEITKSYEARDVEAKWYAAWQEAKCFAGHAAPGQETYSIVIPPPNVTGILHMGHVLNNTLQDALIRRARLEGKAACWIPGTDHAGIATQTMVEKHLKKTEGKGRRDLGREEFLKRVWTWRDEKGDHILKQLRELGCSCDWDRTHFTMDPGYSKAVLTSFVKLFNSTDEQGRACIYRGKRMVNWCPASLTALSDEEVEMRPTKGFMYRLRYELVEPSTTTDAEGNVTPLTHLILETTRPETIAADVAVAVHPNDSRYTHLVGKKVWRPLGERVQIPIIADEAVDPAFAAGALKVTPAHDKVDFEIGQRHQLPVIDALNADGTMNEFAGPELAGMERFAARKKAAELLEASGNLIEAKAYENNVGYSQRAGVPIEPRLTQQWWLRYPRVEEAKQVVRDGLIQMHPERWSKVYLNWLDNIQDWCISRQLWWGHRIPVWYAKGVDREKLTEADLRDPKKIHVSLEGPADPDNWMQEDDVLDTWASSWLWPFATLGWPDAEAQAKANFAQFYPTTTLATGADIIFFWVARMIMAGLEFAKPGAPVEERIPFKHVYFNGIVRDKQGRKMSKTLGNSPDPLDLIQKYGADGLRFGLLQMAPLGQDVKFDEDRIESGKNFSNKLWNACRFRQMNGAMSDNSSLGVILARLDATKLDDDDHALIAALLDTMKTVERGFTDFEFAGATQRLYSFFWNDFCDWYVEVAKSRVQDPAVKDHALAMQDLVIRQFLLLFEPFEPFITEELWSLLGYAAPGKPFVQDARIESPADLVATLHVRGIQLDAHASGRVETLKQFVTLARQLKTDQNVGQKRDVKFLALGTDTAWSTLSAASAKLTRLVGAAEITRTAAELALPAIVTPFGTLFVDTGVKVDAAAERVRLTKELDTVGKHIAGTEARLGNVTFTSKAPVAVLDGARKQLAELQAKRDEIARLLASL, from the coding sequence ATGCCCGAGATCACCAAGAGCTACGAAGCCCGCGACGTTGAAGCCAAATGGTATGCCGCCTGGCAGGAAGCCAAGTGCTTCGCCGGCCATGCCGCCCCCGGCCAGGAGACTTACTCCATCGTCATCCCGCCGCCCAATGTCACCGGCATCCTGCACATGGGCCACGTCCTCAATAACACCCTGCAGGACGCGCTCATCCGCCGCGCCCGCCTCGAGGGCAAGGCCGCCTGCTGGATCCCCGGCACCGACCACGCCGGCATCGCCACGCAGACGATGGTGGAAAAACACCTCAAAAAAACCGAGGGCAAGGGCCGCCGCGATCTCGGCCGTGAGGAGTTTCTCAAACGCGTGTGGACGTGGCGCGACGAGAAGGGCGACCATATCTTAAAACAACTGCGCGAACTCGGCTGTTCCTGCGACTGGGACCGCACCCATTTCACCATGGACCCCGGCTACTCGAAGGCCGTGCTCACCTCGTTTGTGAAGCTGTTTAACAGCACCGACGAACAGGGCCGCGCCTGCATTTACCGTGGCAAACGTATGGTCAACTGGTGCCCCGCCTCGCTCACCGCGCTCTCCGACGAGGAGGTCGAGATGCGCCCGACCAAGGGTTTTATGTACCGTTTGCGCTACGAGCTGGTCGAGCCGTCCACCACCACCGACGCCGAGGGTAACGTCACCCCGCTGACCCACCTCATCCTCGAAACCACGCGCCCCGAGACCATCGCCGCCGACGTCGCCGTGGCCGTCCATCCCAACGACTCCCGCTACACCCATCTCGTGGGTAAAAAGGTCTGGCGTCCCCTCGGCGAGCGCGTGCAGATCCCGATCATTGCCGATGAGGCGGTCGATCCCGCCTTTGCCGCCGGTGCGCTCAAGGTCACCCCGGCCCACGACAAGGTCGATTTCGAGATCGGCCAGCGCCACCAACTCCCCGTGATCGACGCGCTCAACGCCGACGGCACGATGAATGAATTCGCCGGTCCCGAGCTGGCCGGAATGGAGCGTTTCGCCGCCCGCAAAAAGGCCGCCGAGCTGCTCGAAGCCAGCGGCAATCTCATCGAGGCCAAGGCCTACGAAAACAACGTCGGTTATTCCCAGCGTGCTGGCGTGCCGATCGAACCGCGCCTCACCCAGCAGTGGTGGTTGCGTTATCCGCGCGTCGAGGAGGCCAAGCAGGTTGTGCGCGACGGCCTCATCCAGATGCACCCCGAGCGCTGGTCGAAGGTTTACCTCAACTGGCTCGATAACATTCAGGACTGGTGCATCTCCCGCCAACTCTGGTGGGGCCACCGCATTCCGGTTTGGTACGCCAAGGGCGTCGACCGCGAAAAACTCACCGAGGCCGACCTGCGCGATCCGAAGAAAATCCACGTCTCGCTCGAAGGCCCCGCCGATCCCGATAACTGGATGCAGGAAGACGACGTGCTCGATACCTGGGCATCGTCCTGGCTGTGGCCTTTTGCCACCCTCGGCTGGCCTGACGCCGAGGCGCAGGCCAAGGCCAACTTCGCCCAGTTCTACCCGACCACCACGCTCGCGACCGGTGCCGACATCATCTTTTTCTGGGTCGCTCGCATGATCATGGCTGGCCTCGAATTCGCCAAACCCGGCGCGCCCGTGGAGGAACGCATTCCGTTCAAACACGTTTATTTTAACGGCATCGTGCGCGACAAGCAGGGCCGCAAGATGTCGAAAACCCTAGGTAACTCGCCCGACCCGCTCGACCTCATCCAAAAGTACGGCGCCGACGGCCTGCGCTTCGGCCTGCTGCAAATGGCACCGCTGGGCCAGGACGTGAAGTTCGACGAAGACCGCATCGAGAGCGGTAAAAACTTCAGCAACAAGCTCTGGAACGCCTGCCGTTTCCGCCAGATGAACGGTGCCATGAGCGACAACTCCTCGCTCGGTGTCATCCTCGCCCGCCTAGACGCGACCAAGCTCGACGACGACGACCATGCGTTGATCGCTGCGCTGCTCGACACGATGAAGACCGTCGAGCGCGGGTTCACCGACTTCGAATTCGCCGGCGCCACCCAGCGCCTGTATTCGTTTTTCTGGAACGATTTTTGCGACTGGTATGTCGAGGTTGCCAAATCCCGAGTGCAGGACCCGGCGGTCAAAGACCACGCGCTCGCGATGCAGGACTTGGTGATTCGCCAATTCCTGCTCCTGTTTGAACCGTTCGAGCCGTTCATCACCGAAGAACTCTGGTCGCTACTCGGCTACGCGGCCCCCGGAAAACCCTTCGTGCAAGACGCCCGCATCGAGTCGCCCGCCGACTTGGTCGCCACGCTCCACGTTCGCGGCATTCAACTCGACGCGCATGCCTCCGGCCGCGTGGAAACGCTCAAGCAGTTCGTGACCCTTGCGCGCCAGTTGAAGACCGACCAAAACGTCGGCCAAAAGCGCGACGTTAAATTCCTCGCCCTCGGCACGGACACGGCTTGGAGCACGTTGTCCGCCGCGTCGGCGAAGCTCACGCGGTTGGTTGGCGCGGCCGAGATTACCCGGACTGCCGCCGAGCTCGCGTTGCCCGCGATTGTCACGCCCTTCGGCACGCTTTTCGTCGATACCGGGGTGAAGGTCGACGCGGCGGCCGAACGGGTGCGTTTGACCAAGGAGCTCGATACGGTGGGCAAACACATCGCGGGCACCGAGGCGCGTTTGGGCAATGTGACCTTCACGAGCAAAGCTCCGGTGGCGGTGCTCGACGGCGCGCGCAAGCAACTGGCCGAGTTGCAGGCGAAACGTGACGAAATCGCCCGCCTACTGGCCTCGTTGTAA
- a CDS encoding ISAs1 family transposase, producing the protein MMPAETNPSNPQGEVISLRHLQVQVLDSPELNARAQGLLEEHHYLGAVKPVGERLLYAVSDAQGTWVAVLVFAAAALHLRGREAWIGWSGEQRRRRLALVVNNVRFLLLPKPAVPNLGSAVLSRVLGRLSADWQSRYEHPVLVVETFVDPERFTGSVYKASGWTELGLTKGNTRKSRDYYEHHAKPKRLFVRELEPRARRALQAGQIKPSLAAVEAKVPVRSTLKAPDLISLAEAFRQVPEYRAYIGAYPLHALLAITAAAYLAGAPRGQRDLAAFARRLSPVQRQALGVIRRRGKYGAPSQPTFSRLFARVQAARIEEVLLAHQRQVRGEPPATEIVVIDGKVPKHSGGQNVVTAVTSPSLFYLGSEVVAEKSNEIPAARALCERLDLVDKLVSLDALHTQADTARAIVLEHGGDYLFTVKGNQPGLQKIVAAQVPDPGAPFLTR; encoded by the coding sequence ATGATGCCGGCCGAAACGAACCCGTCGAACCCCCAAGGGGAGGTGATTTCGCTGCGCCACTTGCAGGTGCAGGTGCTAGACAGCCCCGAGTTAAACGCCCGAGCGCAGGGGCTGCTTGAGGAGCATCACTATCTGGGCGCGGTGAAACCGGTGGGCGAGCGGCTGCTGTACGCGGTGAGCGATGCGCAGGGCACCTGGGTGGCGGTGCTGGTGTTTGCGGCGGCGGCGCTGCACCTGCGCGGCCGGGAGGCGTGGATTGGCTGGAGTGGCGAACAGCGCCGACGCCGATTGGCGCTGGTGGTCAACAACGTGCGGTTCCTGCTGCTGCCCAAGCCGGCGGTGCCCAACTTGGGCTCGGCGGTTTTGAGCCGGGTGCTCGGCCGGCTCAGTGCCGACTGGCAGTCGCGTTACGAGCACCCCGTGCTCGTCGTGGAAACCTTCGTCGACCCCGAGCGTTTTACGGGAAGTGTATACAAGGCATCCGGGTGGACCGAGTTGGGCCTGACCAAGGGCAACACGCGTAAGTCGCGCGATTACTACGAGCACCACGCCAAGCCCAAGCGCTTGTTTGTGCGCGAGCTGGAGCCCCGGGCCCGGAGAGCTCTTCAGGCAGGGCAGATCAAACCCTCGCTGGCTGCGGTGGAGGCGAAAGTTCCGGTGCGAAGTACCCTGAAGGCCCCCGATTTAATCAGCCTGGCGGAGGCCTTCCGGCAAGTGCCTGAATACCGCGCCTACATCGGGGCCTATCCCTTGCACGCGCTGCTGGCGATCACGGCGGCGGCCTATCTGGCCGGAGCACCCCGCGGCCAACGTGACCTGGCCGCTTTCGCCCGCCGGCTCTCCCCGGTCCAACGCCAAGCCCTCGGGGTGATCCGCCGCCGCGGCAAATACGGCGCTCCCAGCCAGCCCACCTTCAGCCGTCTGTTCGCCCGTGTGCAGGCCGCGCGCATCGAGGAGGTTTTACTCGCCCACCAACGCCAGGTGCGAGGCGAGCCTCCCGCCACCGAGATCGTGGTCATCGACGGCAAAGTCCCCAAGCACAGCGGCGGACAAAACGTCGTGACCGCGGTTACCTCGCCGAGCTTGTTTTATCTCGGCAGCGAGGTCGTCGCCGAAAAAAGTAACGAGATTCCCGCCGCCCGCGCCCTGTGTGAGAGACTCGATTTGGTCGATAAACTCGTGAGCCTTGATGCCCTGCATACCCAGGCGGACACCGCGCGGGCGATCGTACTGGAGCATGGCGGCGACTACCTGTTCACCGTCAAAGGCAATCAGCCCGGCTTGCAGAAAATCGTAGCAGCGCAAGTGCCCGATCCGGGCGCCCCTTTTTTGACCCGTTAA
- the cas2 gene encoding CRISPR-associated endonuclease Cas2: MFLLITYDVCTRDERAGARRLRRVAKACTSFGVRVQKSVFEMQLGQKEWVELRARLLAEIDVTQDSLRIYFIDQSAKDRIEHHGALQPVNVVEDTLVL, from the coding sequence ATGTTTTTACTCATCACCTACGATGTTTGTACGCGCGACGAACGCGCCGGGGCCCGTCGATTGCGGCGTGTGGCCAAGGCCTGCACTTCGTTTGGGGTGCGGGTGCAAAAATCGGTTTTCGAGATGCAGCTCGGCCAAAAAGAATGGGTGGAGTTAAGGGCGCGGCTATTGGCCGAAATCGATGTCACGCAGGACTCGCTGCGGATCTATTTTATCGACCAATCAGCCAAGGATCGGATTGAACACCATGGAGCGCTTCAGCCGGTGAATGTGGTGGAGGACACGCTCGTGTTGTAG
- the cas1c gene encoding type I-C CRISPR-associated endonuclease Cas1, whose amino-acid sequence MAQTLQNVLYLLTPGLSLRRDGLALRVEQDKQLKLSLPVHNLESVFVFGADIYVSPSAMRLCWEHGASVCYFTDWGRLEARVEGVPQGSMMLRRAQHTAASNPARSAGLARSFVAGKLHNVRWLLSRSARDAASDDDRELLRTAADAHAHLLRELGRTIEDPDVIRGLEGRAAALHFEVFSRHLRPALREVFPFDGRNRRPPRDAINALLSFLYALLRHDCVTALTAVGLDPFVGFLHTDRAGRESLALDLMEEFRPWVERLGLTLLNRGELKAAHFVERDGGAVDLTEAARKILVSAYQQRKQEEAVHPLFLEKVRHGQLVFIQAKLLARALRAEIDYAPHLFS is encoded by the coding sequence ATGGCTCAAACGCTACAAAATGTTCTCTACCTGCTCACCCCAGGGCTCTCGTTGCGCCGCGACGGCTTGGCCCTCCGTGTCGAACAGGACAAGCAGCTCAAGCTCTCGTTGCCGGTCCATAATCTGGAGTCGGTCTTCGTCTTTGGGGCTGACATCTATGTATCGCCCTCGGCTATGCGCCTGTGTTGGGAGCACGGAGCCAGTGTCTGTTATTTTACCGATTGGGGGCGGCTGGAGGCACGGGTCGAGGGTGTGCCGCAGGGATCAATGATGCTGCGCCGGGCGCAACATACGGCGGCCAGTAACCCCGCCCGGTCGGCTGGGCTGGCGCGAAGTTTCGTTGCGGGGAAGCTGCATAACGTGCGCTGGTTGTTGTCCCGTAGTGCCCGCGACGCCGCAAGTGACGACGATCGTGAGCTGCTGCGCACAGCGGCCGATGCCCATGCCCACCTGTTGCGTGAACTCGGTCGCACGATTGAAGACCCCGATGTTATTCGCGGGCTGGAGGGCCGGGCGGCGGCACTGCACTTTGAAGTGTTTTCCCGTCACCTGCGGCCGGCGCTGCGCGAGGTATTTCCCTTTGACGGGCGTAATCGGCGGCCGCCACGCGATGCGATCAACGCCTTGCTGTCGTTCTTGTATGCGTTGTTGCGCCATGACTGCGTTACAGCACTTACAGCCGTCGGCCTCGATCCCTTTGTAGGTTTTCTTCACACCGACCGAGCAGGGCGGGAGTCGCTGGCGCTGGACCTGATGGAGGAGTTTCGCCCTTGGGTGGAGCGACTGGGACTCACCTTGCTCAATCGCGGCGAACTCAAGGCGGCTCATTTTGTCGAACGCGATGGCGGGGCTGTGGATTTGACCGAGGCGGCGCGTAAAATCCTGGTGTCGGCTTACCAGCAGCGTAAACAAGAAGAGGCCGTTCACCCCCTGTTTCTGGAAAAAGTAAGGCACGGGCAACTGGTGTTTATCCAGGCGAAGTTATTGGCCCGGGCATTGCGTGCCGAGATCGACTACGCCCCGCATCTTTTTAGTTAA